DNA sequence from the Brienomyrus brachyistius isolate T26 chromosome 18, BBRACH_0.4, whole genome shotgun sequence genome:
GGTGAGTGTGTGAAAATTTGGCTGGATCTTCGAAGCCCAGTTAGAAAAGGCAGGCAGTTCAGAAGCTCTTCAGACGTTTCTGCTATCAGGCTTTGGGGTCGTGTCCGATTTGATGGTGTTGCATTTCCATTGCGAAGGGTGTTTGGGGTGGTGCTCATACTGGTGGACATCATCCTGGTCGTCGTAGACCTTGCGATGACGGAGCACATGCCCCACGTGCATTGCGCTCTCGAGGCTGTGTCTCTGGCCATCTCACTCTTCTTCCTGGTGGATGTGATCCTTCGAGTCTACGTGGAAGGGTGAGTGTGAAAATGGTGGATGTGAGCGTTTGAAGGCGTCGGGCAAAGTCTGCAAAACAAGCTTCCACTCTCGCCATCCTTTACTAATTACTAATGATGTTTCTCTTTTAATTTTGGTTCAGATGAAGCGTGGAGTTAGTAGGAGCTCTGAGAGATCAAACACTTATTTCAATTCTTGCATGTTCCCTACCTGTTTGTGCTGAAATCTGTCATCGAATCCACTCTCCCAATTTGAATCCTAAATGGCCTTATAAACTTTTACTGATTCAACCCTATCTGCCATTCAAAAGGAAGGAAATCTTATAGTGCATCAGCAGTGCAGCTTCCCAACTTATGAACTGCTCCCTTAATATCGACAGTGTGGGTGCCTGTTTACATTTGCCTTTGCATTAATAAGAGCTTTGGCTATGGTGGCCTGTCTGTGTTTCAGATTCAAAGTGTACTTCAGCTCCAAGTTAAACATTGCAGATGCCTGTGTTGTGGTTGTCACCCTCATCATCACCATGGTCTACAGCTTCAGTGATCTGTCTGGGGCCATGCTCATTCCCAGGTATATGCTGTTTGCCTGTCCCAGTCTTACGGGTAAGGGAAGCCACGAGCAGATGGTCACCCCAGGATGCCATGGTCACCCCAGGATGCCATGCTTCCTTAGTGTCTAGGTCAGCTGCAGTAGTTCTGCTGCTATACTTCTGTATGTTTTAGTCAGCAGCTTTATTGTCCCTCATGGCTCCACCCTGGCATCTTCTCATTGGCCCGTGTCCTGACGTGCTCCACCCTGGCACCTTCTCATTGGCCCGTGTCCTGACGTGCTCCACCCTGGCACCTTCTCATTGGCCCATGTCCTGACGTGCTCCACCCTGGCATCTTCTCATTGGCCCGTGTTCTGGCATTTTCATAGGGTGGTAAGCTTCTTCAGGGCCTTGAGGATCATCATCTTGGTCCGCATCTTCAGACTGGCCTCCCAGAAGAAGGAGCTGGAGAAGGTCACCAGGAGAATGGTAAGATCTTGTCAAAGGCCATGGAGGGCTGTCTTCAGGCTGGGGTGGACTCTGCTCATGTGACTCTAAGCCTGTGCTTCTGCTATAATCTCTTCATTGAATTTGTCCAAACCAATCTGTCCATAGATCTGAGGCtgcatatttgtttgtttgtttatttgtttgtttaggtGTCAGAAAACAAAAGACGCTACCAGAAGGATGGGTTTGATCTGGACCTGACTTATGTCACAGGTAAGTGGGACCAGGGTCTTGTATTGATTTAGCAGCTTTCATTGGAATTTGGTTACTTTGCCTTTGTATAATAATTGTTTTCTATGGAACTGAAAGTGTGCTGCTATTCCATTATATATACTGTCACTAGTTTGAGAAAGTGTGCTACTCCGCGCTTTGCTTCCAGACCGCGTCATTGCCATGTCATTCCCGTCGTCGGGGAAACAGTCTTTCTACAGGAACCCCATCAGAGTAAGCTGTCCAACACATAGATAAACTAACACAAATGCACATACGTGCGGTTGTCATTTATGTATCATATATGTGACCCGTCGTCACGAAATGAATCTTAaatcgcactggtagaactgcacctataagactcatttcgtggtgatgggtcacatatgtccTAATTAGAATTGAACATTTGAGGCTAGCCCTGTTTAGCCTTTGGCAGAAAATTAGAGTCAATAATTGGGGATAATAAAGGAAGAGTGCTACTTTAATTTTGATATTAGTTGTATCGtaaataattagctgttttatcTCTATTCTTTATAGGAGGTGGCAAGATTCTTGGATACCAAACATGAGGATCACTATAAAGTGTATAATCTCTGTAGTAAGTAATTTTGCAGTTGCTCTTATAGCCTGACAGCAGATTGAATGGGAACATTTGATCTAATGCTCCGAAATGATCTTGAAGTATTGGACTGGACAGATGTGTGTTAGCTCCGAGAAAAACGCTTTGCTGGTGAACTGGCTTGTAACCTATAGTAGATTATAGGACATCAGGCAGTGTCTACGGTTGACTTCAGTTGGCTGTCAGTGTAACTTTATGATTACTTGTGCAGGCGAAAAGGGCTACGACCCCCAGTTCTTCCATTACAGAGTGGAGCGAGTGTTTATCGATGACCACAATGTTCCCTCTCTGGAGTAAGTGACCTCTGCTCTGCTTTAACTGTGACAATGTGTCAAACACAAGGTTCTTCAGTCTCTGATTATGTGTACGGCCTCTTGGCGTAGCTCCTGTAGCTCAAGAAATAGTGCACTGTAATAATGCAAAGGTCATGGGGTTGAATCCCAGGGAGCACAAAAAAATGGTAACAGTTTCTTCTACTGTAAATCACTTTTGATAAAATTcagatagataaatgtactgGTTGACAGGAATGTGTGTGATTTATTTGCATATTACAGACATCAGGtgacttatttttttcctctctgcTTACCCTACGCCTTGGCACAGGGCCATGCTGAAGTACACAGCCAGCGTGAGAGAGTGGATGGGCGCCGATCCCAGGAACATTATCGCCATCCACTGTAAAGGAGGGAAGGGTAAGCAAGGCATGATGGGTGTTGGTGTCATCTACACAGCCCTGTACCGACCCAACACAGTGAAACAATCTATACCACTTCTCCATAACACATGGAGATCAAGACCTAGATATTGCAGGTCTGCATGATGGAACGGTATAAAACAGACCAAACGATGTTAATCATCAAATACAGTTCTTCCCTTCTTTCCCTGCTGGGGGCTACATGTAAATGCAAGCTACTGCACATCGGAATGGGTCTATTTACCTCATCCATCCCAATCCGATGAAACTAATGAGCAGGAACTCCTTTGTTACTCATTTAATTGTGCTTTGCAGGACGTACTGGGACTATGATCTGCACTTGGCTGATTGACAGTGACCAGTTTGAAAGTGCTCAGGTACCAGAAAAGGCAAAGTCCATTTGGGAGGGGTGGGTGGTAgtgttttgagtttttataCCATCTTATTCTTTCCAGTTGACTTTTAGAATCTCACACTCGCTCTCTAAAGCAGACCTCCCTACACTCCAAATGGATTATTCCTTGTATGTGCCGTTATTTCTCAGTATAATGTCTGCTCTCGCAGGACAGTTTAGATTATTTTGGAGAGAGGAGGACAGACCAAAGCAAGAGCTCTAAGTTTCAGGGAGTGGAGACGCCGTCACAGGTAAAGCCATGGAacacccccccaaacccccccacgcacacacaaactgcGGTTTTACAAGGTGTGAGTTCACGTTGTATTCTCATATCCACACTGTTGTTCCATCTTAACCCAGACTGTACATTAAGCACTGCTAATTAACTTGGTTCTAGTGGGTTTTGCCACCTGTGACTTCAGAAGAACTTTGTATAGTGTTTAATATGGGCAGAAGAAGACTGGTTTAATCGGGCCTCTTTGTCACTGTAGAGCAGGTATGTGGGATACTATGAgattatgaaaaataaatacGACCGGCAGCTGCCCCCAGAGAAGAGTCTGAAAATAAAGAGCATTCGGATTCATTCTGTAGCAGGTAAGGGAGGCCACTCGTCCTATTTTAAAGGGCAAATACTGTTCATTCCATTTAGGACCCTCAAACACTTAAGGTACAGTGACACAGGAAATGTCCCGTGTCTTTGCATAGAGCGAAAATGGGTGTGGCTGGGAAATATGAAATAAATTCGTATCCCCCTCCATTTTGCACAACTCCCACCCATGCCACATCGGATTGGTTTAGCAACGCAAATTCACGGGTCAGTTCTTTTTAAATGACCCACAACTTCACTACTGCAAGTGAGTTTCCTGCTTGATGCGTCGAGCAGCTAGAATGGATCTGAAAGAGAGATgaacagttttatttttttgcactaGCGTGACCATATCaagacattttgaaaataataaACTTTGTTGCATTCTGATCTATAGCATCCTTATGGGTGTTACTGAAGATGCCTCCATCCCTCCAAGCAGACTAGAAGTCTGCGTTCTTAAGCTGTACCAGGTTGTTATGCAGAATGTCgtaatttttctcttttttttttgctgcctcTGCTTCCCCAGGTGTGGGCAGAGGGAACGGCACTGATCTGAAGGTGAAAATCATAGTGCGGAAGGAGACCGTGTTTCAGTGTGCGTGCGATAAGAGGGATAAATGCACGGTAAGCCGTTTGACAGGTGAAGCAAGGATTGAGATGTTTATTTAGTTCAGATCATGATTGTACATCAGTAAGCAGGAATAATTTTTTCTCACTAACCAGTCAGCAGCATATAACATCCAACAGTATTAGATTACCTTTCTAAAAGCTTCAATCCATTATGGTAAATGTTTTTCCTTTTAATATCATAACAGAATTATGGGAGTAGTTCAAATTATTGTGAAACAAAAAGGTGGTTTTACAGGAAAGGTACTGGTGCGCTTCCA
Encoded proteins:
- the tpte gene encoding putative tyrosine-protein phosphatase TPTE, with product MSSVLFNPGAGPKVNGVDGNGKEEASVSIDDGKEESDVPDTMYHHVQKKIAPFVMSFGFRVFGVVLILVDIILVVVDLAMTEHMPHVHCALEAVSLAISLFFLVDVILRVYVEGFKVYFSSKLNIADACVVVVTLIITMVYSFSDLSGAMLIPRVVSFFRALRIIILVRIFRLASQKKELEKVTRRMVSENKRRYQKDGFDLDLTYVTDRVIAMSFPSSGKQSFYRNPIREVARFLDTKHEDHYKVYNLCSEKGYDPQFFHYRVERVFIDDHNVPSLEAMLKYTASVREWMGADPRNIIAIHCKGGKGRTGTMICTWLIDSDQFESAQDSLDYFGERRTDQSKSSKFQGVETPSQSRYVGYYEIMKNKYDRQLPPEKSLKIKSIRIHSVAGVGRGNGTDLKVKIIVRKETVFQCACDKRDKCTLFPDAGNNAVVISLQDGPVVSGDVKVMFESSAGLPKGYENCPFYFWFNTSFVEQNRLYLSREELDNPHKPKTWDIYKEDFGITLSFSDV